Proteins from a single region of Pirellulales bacterium:
- a CDS encoding cupin domain-containing protein — translation MSSRREFIAHVGTIGSALAVGASLPGVSQGQDTGTPELPKQPLPETDSPATSPNSTQTNPAPTNSPQANTSPGAESPAITPPSETTPATPPADLTLPKSPTPPQDPATEAKNVHLVKANEGNAVWLLGTLVRIKAMCGETAGCCASWEQVIYPGAGIPSHLHTREIETWYLLEGELEWHVGDKSYTAQGGDFLSLPRNVPHHFSNKSANPARMLVTYAPANFESWLLEVGQPAANPLADPPAITAEELKKAVAAAEKYGVKFTPLR, via the coding sequence ATGAGCTCGCGACGCGAATTTATCGCACATGTTGGCACCATCGGCAGCGCTTTGGCGGTCGGAGCTAGCCTGCCAGGCGTTAGTCAGGGCCAAGACACGGGTACGCCGGAACTTCCGAAACAGCCCTTGCCAGAAACCGATTCCCCTGCCACATCACCCAACTCAACACAAACCAATCCGGCGCCAACCAATTCACCACAGGCCAACACTTCTCCCGGGGCGGAATCCCCCGCGATCACTCCGCCGTCCGAAACAACTCCCGCGACTCCCCCGGCGGATTTGACGCTTCCCAAATCACCGACACCGCCGCAAGATCCTGCCACCGAAGCAAAAAACGTCCATTTAGTAAAAGCAAACGAGGGAAATGCCGTCTGGTTGTTAGGCACTTTGGTGCGAATAAAGGCCATGTGCGGAGAAACCGCCGGTTGCTGCGCCAGTTGGGAGCAAGTGATCTATCCGGGCGCGGGAATTCCCTCGCATCTTCATACTCGCGAAATAGAAACTTGGTATCTGCTGGAAGGAGAATTGGAATGGCATGTGGGGGATAAAAGCTATACGGCACAGGGAGGGGATTTTTTAAGTTTGCCACGCAATGTGCCGCACCACTTTTCCAATAAATCGGCCAACCCCGCCCGCATGTTAGTAACATACGCCCCCGCAAATTTTGAAAGTTGGCTGCTGGAAGTGGGCCAGCCAGCGGCCAACCCCCTGGCCGATCCACCGGCCATTACCGCCGAGGAACTTAAAAAAGCGGTGGCCGCCGCCGAAAAATACGGCGTAAAATTTACTCCGCTCCGTTAA